In Camelus bactrianus isolate YW-2024 breed Bactrian camel chromosome 34, ASM4877302v1, whole genome shotgun sequence, one genomic interval encodes:
- the COPS7A gene encoding COP9 signalosome complex subunit 7a isoform X2 produces the protein MVRGTCGAPWSFEGSSSLGSRLPEPRSPQLSAAMSAEVKVTGQNQEQFLLLAKSAKGAALATLIHQVLEAPGVYVFGELLDMPNVRELAESDFASTFRLLTVFAYGTYADYLAEARNLPPLTEAQKNKLRHLSVVTLAAKVKCIPYAVLLEALALRNVRQLEDLVIEAVYADVLRGSLDQRNQRLEVDYSIGRDIQRQDLSAIARTLQEWCVGCEVVLSGIEEQVSRANQHKEQQLGLKQQIESEVANLKKTIKVTTAAAAAATSQDPEQHLTELREPAPGTNQRQPGKKASKGKGATSPGSHLS, from the exons ATGGTTCGGGGCACATGCGGGGCACCGTGGAGTTTTGAGGGATCGTCGTCGTTGGG CTCCAGACTTCCGGAGCCCAGGTCCCCGCAGCTCAGTGCAGCCATGAGTGCCGAGGTGAAGGTGACAGGGCAGAACCAGGAGCAATTCCTGCTCCTGGCCAAGTCGGCCAAGGGGGCAGCACTGGCCACGCTCATCCACCAGGTGCTGGAGGCCCCCGGTGTCTACGTGTTTGGGGAACTGCTGGATATGCCTAATGTTAGAGAG CTGGCTGAGAGTGACTTCGCTTCCACGTTTCGGCTACTGACGGTGTTTGCTTACGGGACATATGCTGACTACTTAG CTGAAGCCCGGAACCTTCCCCCACTCACAGAGGCTCAGAAGAATAAGCTTCGACACCTATCAGTTGTCACCCTGGCTGCCAAAGTCAAG TGTATCCCATATGCAGTGCTGCTGGAGGCCCTGGCCCTGCGGAACGTGCGGCAGCTGGAAGACCTTGTCATTGAGGCTGTGTACGCTGACGTGCTTCGAGGCTCCCTGGACCAGCGCAACCAGCGGCTGGAGGTTGACTACAGCATCGGACGGGACATCCAACGCCAGGACCTCAGTGCCATCGCCCGAACCCTGCAGGAGTG GTGTGTGGGCTGTGAGGTGGTGCTGTCAGGCATTGAAGAGCAGGTGAGCCGTGCCAACCAGCACAAGGAGCAGCAGCTGGGCCTGAAGCAGCAGATTGAGAGCGAG GTCGCCAACCTTAAAAAAACCATCAAAGTTACAACAGCAGCCGCTGCCGCAGCCACATCCCAGGACCCTGAGCAGCACCTGACTGAGCTGCGGGAGCCGGCTCCTGGCACCAACCAGCGCCAGCCCGGCAAGAAGGCCTCCAAGGGCAAGGG TGCCACCTCACCTGGCTCCCACCTCTCCTAG
- the COPS7A gene encoding COP9 signalosome complex subunit 7a isoform X1 produces MVRGTCGAPWSFEGSSSLGSRLPEPRSPQLSAAMSAEVKVTGQNQEQFLLLAKSAKGAALATLIHQVLEAPGVYVFGELLDMPNVRELAESDFASTFRLLTVFAYGTYADYLAEARNLPPLTEAQKNKLRHLSVVTLAAKVKCIPYAVLLEALALRNVRQLEDLVIEAVYADVLRGSLDQRNQRLEVDYSIGRDIQRQDLSAIARTLQEWCVGCEVVLSGIEEQVSRANQHKEQQLGLKQQIESEVANLKKTIKVTTAAAAAATSQDPEQHLTELREPAPGTNQRQPGKKASKGKGLRGSAKIWSKSN; encoded by the exons ATGGTTCGGGGCACATGCGGGGCACCGTGGAGTTTTGAGGGATCGTCGTCGTTGGG CTCCAGACTTCCGGAGCCCAGGTCCCCGCAGCTCAGTGCAGCCATGAGTGCCGAGGTGAAGGTGACAGGGCAGAACCAGGAGCAATTCCTGCTCCTGGCCAAGTCGGCCAAGGGGGCAGCACTGGCCACGCTCATCCACCAGGTGCTGGAGGCCCCCGGTGTCTACGTGTTTGGGGAACTGCTGGATATGCCTAATGTTAGAGAG CTGGCTGAGAGTGACTTCGCTTCCACGTTTCGGCTACTGACGGTGTTTGCTTACGGGACATATGCTGACTACTTAG CTGAAGCCCGGAACCTTCCCCCACTCACAGAGGCTCAGAAGAATAAGCTTCGACACCTATCAGTTGTCACCCTGGCTGCCAAAGTCAAG TGTATCCCATATGCAGTGCTGCTGGAGGCCCTGGCCCTGCGGAACGTGCGGCAGCTGGAAGACCTTGTCATTGAGGCTGTGTACGCTGACGTGCTTCGAGGCTCCCTGGACCAGCGCAACCAGCGGCTGGAGGTTGACTACAGCATCGGACGGGACATCCAACGCCAGGACCTCAGTGCCATCGCCCGAACCCTGCAGGAGTG GTGTGTGGGCTGTGAGGTGGTGCTGTCAGGCATTGAAGAGCAGGTGAGCCGTGCCAACCAGCACAAGGAGCAGCAGCTGGGCCTGAAGCAGCAGATTGAGAGCGAG GTCGCCAACCTTAAAAAAACCATCAAAGTTACAACAGCAGCCGCTGCCGCAGCCACATCCCAGGACCCTGAGCAGCACCTGACTGAGCTGCGGGAGCCGGCTCCTGGCACCAACCAGCGCCAGCCCGGCAAGAAGGCCTCCAAGGGCAAGGG GCTCCGAGGGAGCGCCAAGATTTGGTCCAAGTCGAACTGA
- the COPS7A gene encoding COP9 signalosome complex subunit 7a isoform X3: MSAEVKVTGQNQEQFLLLAKSAKGAALATLIHQVLEAPGVYVFGELLDMPNVRELAESDFASTFRLLTVFAYGTYADYLAEARNLPPLTEAQKNKLRHLSVVTLAAKVKCIPYAVLLEALALRNVRQLEDLVIEAVYADVLRGSLDQRNQRLEVDYSIGRDIQRQDLSAIARTLQEWCVGCEVVLSGIEEQVSRANQHKEQQLGLKQQIESEVANLKKTIKVTTAAAAAATSQDPEQHLTELREPAPGTNQRQPGKKASKGKGLRGSAKIWSKSN, translated from the exons ATGAGTGCCGAGGTGAAGGTGACAGGGCAGAACCAGGAGCAATTCCTGCTCCTGGCCAAGTCGGCCAAGGGGGCAGCACTGGCCACGCTCATCCACCAGGTGCTGGAGGCCCCCGGTGTCTACGTGTTTGGGGAACTGCTGGATATGCCTAATGTTAGAGAG CTGGCTGAGAGTGACTTCGCTTCCACGTTTCGGCTACTGACGGTGTTTGCTTACGGGACATATGCTGACTACTTAG CTGAAGCCCGGAACCTTCCCCCACTCACAGAGGCTCAGAAGAATAAGCTTCGACACCTATCAGTTGTCACCCTGGCTGCCAAAGTCAAG TGTATCCCATATGCAGTGCTGCTGGAGGCCCTGGCCCTGCGGAACGTGCGGCAGCTGGAAGACCTTGTCATTGAGGCTGTGTACGCTGACGTGCTTCGAGGCTCCCTGGACCAGCGCAACCAGCGGCTGGAGGTTGACTACAGCATCGGACGGGACATCCAACGCCAGGACCTCAGTGCCATCGCCCGAACCCTGCAGGAGTG GTGTGTGGGCTGTGAGGTGGTGCTGTCAGGCATTGAAGAGCAGGTGAGCCGTGCCAACCAGCACAAGGAGCAGCAGCTGGGCCTGAAGCAGCAGATTGAGAGCGAG GTCGCCAACCTTAAAAAAACCATCAAAGTTACAACAGCAGCCGCTGCCGCAGCCACATCCCAGGACCCTGAGCAGCACCTGACTGAGCTGCGGGAGCCGGCTCCTGGCACCAACCAGCGCCAGCCCGGCAAGAAGGCCTCCAAGGGCAAGGG GCTCCGAGGGAGCGCCAAGATTTGGTCCAAGTCGAACTGA
- the MLF2 gene encoding myeloid leukemia factor 2, which translates to MFRFMRDVEPEDPMFLMDPFAIHRQHMNQMLSGGFGYSPFLSITDGNMPGTRPASRRMQTGAVSPFGMLGMSGGFMDMFGMMNDMIGNMEHMTAGGNCQTFSSSTVISYSNTGDGAPKVYQETSEMRSAPGGIRETRRTVRDSDSGLEQMSIGHHIRDRAHILQRSRNHRTGDQEERQDYINLDESEAAAFDDEWRRETSRFRQQRPLEFRRHEASAGGGRRAEGPPRLAIQGPEDSPSRQSRRYDW; encoded by the exons ATGTTTCGCTTCATGAGGGACGTGGAGCCTGAGGACCCCATGTTCCTGAT GGACCCCTTTGCCATTCACCGTCAGCACATGAACCAGATGTTGTCAGGTGGCTTTGGATACAGCCCCTTCCTCAGCATCACAGATGGCAATATGCCAGGGACCAGGCCTGCCAGCCGCAGGATGCAG ACCGGGGCTGTCTCCCCCTTTGGGATGCTGGGAATG TCGGGTGGCTTCATGGACATGTTTGGGATGATGAACGACATGATTGGGAACATG GAGCACATGACGGCTGGAGGCAATTGCCAGACCTTTTCCTCTTCCACTGTCATCTCCTACTCCAATACGGGTGACGGTGCCCCCAAGGTCTACCAAGAGACATCAGAGATGCGCTCGGCTCCGGGCGGG ATCCGGGAGACCCGGAGGACCGTGCGAGACTCAGACAGTGGACTAGAGCAGATGTCCATTGGGCATCACATCCGAGACCGGGCTCACATCCTCCAGCGCTCCCGAAACCACCGCACAGGAGACCAGGAGGAGCGGCAGGACTATATCAACCTGGATGAGA GTGAGGCCGCAGCATTTGACGATGAGTGGCGGCGGGAGACTTCTCGGTTCCGGCAGCAGCGCCCTCTGGAATTTCGAAGGCATGAGGCTTCAGCGGGTGGAGGACGAAGGGCTGAGGGACCTCCCCGCCTGGCGATACAGGGACCTGAGGACTCCCCCTCCCGACAGTCCCGCCGCTATGACTGGTGA
- the PTMS gene encoding parathymosin — protein sequence MSEKSVEAAAELSAKDLKEKKEKVEEKASRKERKKEVVEEEENGAEEEEEETAEDGEEEDEGDEEDEEEEEDDDEGPALKRAAEEEDEADPKRQKTENGASA from the exons ATGTCGGAGAAGAGCGTGGAGGCAGCGGCCGAGTTGAGCGCCAAG gacttgaaggagaagaaagagaaggtggaggagaaggCAAGCCggaaagaacgaaagaaagaagtggtggag GAGGAGGAGAACggggctgaggaggaggaagaagaaactgctgaggacggagaggaggaggatgaaggggacgaggaag atgaggaagaagaagaagatgacgACGAAGGGCCCGCGCTGAAGAGAGCTGCTGAAGAGGAG GATGAAGCGGATCCCAAGCGGCAGAAGACAGAAAATGGGGCGTCGGCATGA